The following proteins are co-located in the Clostridiales bacterium genome:
- the malQ gene encoding 4-alpha-glucanotransferase, which produces MKRGSGILLHISSLPGSYGIGTFGKEAYSFVDFLKEAKQQYWQILPLCPTSFGDSPYQSPSAFALNPYFIDPELLEESGLLVKEDYQELDFGENPHLVDYNKIYVNKETLLRKAFARRELITSEKFNLFLQAQQFWLYDYALYMALKGHFGGQSWEYWDEDIKHRDSQALLHYQELYNKEIEYFQFVQYIVYMQWNSLKSYANRQGIQIIGDIPIYASADSADTWSHSSSGIFQFNRDLTPICVAGCPPDYFSEDGQYWGNTLYDWQKNRDTGYNWWLRRIKSALTTYDWVRIDHFRGFESYWEVPYGSPTAAYGSWKSGPGMDFIDAMKKTFETESSKGLNIIAEDLGYMTEQVRDFLKQSGFPGMKVLGFAFDSVSDNDHLPHNYYTNTIAYTGAHDNETVLGWFAQATADQRDFAQKYLKLDEAEGYHWGFIRGAMSSVSILAIAPMQDYLGLGSEARMNTPSTLGGTNWCWRMQTGANSGELAKKIAELTHRYARD; this is translated from the coding sequence ATGAAACGTGGTTCCGGAATTTTACTGCACATCAGTTCCCTGCCAGGTTCTTACGGAATCGGCACCTTCGGTAAGGAAGCCTACTCCTTCGTGGATTTTCTTAAAGAGGCAAAACAGCAGTACTGGCAAATCCTCCCGCTCTGTCCAACCAGCTTTGGGGATTCTCCATACCAGTCACCTTCGGCCTTTGCGCTGAATCCTTATTTCATCGATCCAGAACTACTCGAGGAATCCGGCCTGCTAGTAAAAGAGGATTATCAGGAATTGGATTTCGGGGAAAATCCCCATTTGGTTGACTATAATAAAATTTATGTGAATAAAGAAACACTTCTTAGAAAGGCATTTGCAAGGAGAGAGTTGATTACATCAGAAAAATTCAATTTATTCCTTCAAGCGCAGCAGTTCTGGCTTTATGATTATGCGCTCTACATGGCACTGAAGGGTCATTTTGGAGGCCAGTCCTGGGAATACTGGGATGAGGATATCAAACATAGAGATTCACAAGCATTGCTGCATTATCAAGAACTCTACAACAAGGAGATCGAGTATTTCCAATTTGTACAGTATATCGTCTATATGCAATGGAATTCGTTGAAAAGCTACGCAAACCGACAGGGAATTCAGATCATTGGCGACATCCCCATCTATGCTTCGGCAGACAGCGCAGACACCTGGAGCCATTCCTCCAGTGGAATCTTCCAATTCAACAGAGACCTGACACCAATCTGTGTCGCCGGCTGCCCTCCGGATTATTTTTCTGAGGACGGACAGTACTGGGGAAATACTCTCTATGACTGGCAAAAGAATCGTGATACAGGTTATAACTGGTGGCTCCGAAGAATTAAGAGCGCTCTCACCACTTATGATTGGGTGCGAATTGATCATTTCCGCGGCTTTGAAAGCTACTGGGAGGTTCCCTACGGTTCACCCACTGCGGCTTATGGCAGCTGGAAATCCGGACCCGGCATGGATTTTATTGATGCCATGAAGAAGACCTTTGAAACGGAATCTTCCAAAGGCTTAAACATCATTGCCGAAGATCTCGGCTATATGACGGAGCAAGTGAGAGATTTCTTAAAGCAGAGCGGCTTTCCCGGTATGAAGGTTCTTGGTTTTGCCTTTGACTCAGTGTCAGATAACGATCATCTTCCCCATAATTATTATACGAATACCATCGCATACACCGGCGCCCATGATAATGAAACTGTCTTAGGCTGGTTCGCTCAGGCCACTGCTGATCAGCGCGATTTTGCACAGAAATATCTAAAGCTGGATGAGGCTGAAGGCTATCACTGGGGCTTTATTCGGGGAGCCATGTCCTCAGTTTCCATCCTTGCAATTGCACCAATGCAAGATTATCTGGGACTGGGCTCTGAAGCAAGAATGAATACCCCCTCAACTCTAGGCGGTACCAATTGGTGCTGGCGTATGCAAACAGGAGCGAACTCAGGTGAGTTGGCTAAGAAAATTGCCGAATTGACCCATCGGTATGCCAGAGATTAA
- a CDS encoding DMT family transporter has protein sequence MKKSYIQYIASLLLFGSNGVIASCIFLSSTEIVLTRTLIGGLTLLLFFVLSRQKIKLPEQKRGIVFVLLSGAAMGGSWIFLYKAYTLVGVGVATIVYYCGPVFVMVLSTMVFREKMTLGKFSGFLAVVAGIYLSNGQSLFSGDSPLGLLCSMMAAVMYTLMILFSKKSSFATSAEGHTGSSETKWECSQLGNTVCQLGAAFLTTALFLTLHRGISVSIESKNLLPILILGVVNTGIGCLLYFSSISKLPVQSVAICGYLEPLSALVFSALFLGESLNSVQMIGVFLVLGGALFGEITGIFQKKQIDSHHCRASN, from the coding sequence ATGAAGAAATCTTATATTCAATATATCGCATCACTGCTGCTGTTCGGCTCCAATGGAGTTATAGCGAGTTGCATCTTTTTGAGCAGCACGGAAATCGTGCTTACAAGAACCTTGATTGGAGGTTTGACGTTGCTGCTCTTCTTTGTCCTTTCCCGACAAAAAATAAAGCTGCCAGAGCAGAAACGAGGCATTGTATTTGTTCTGCTTTCAGGTGCAGCAATGGGTGGAAGCTGGATCTTTCTTTATAAAGCCTATACCCTGGTCGGCGTTGGGGTTGCTACGATTGTCTACTATTGCGGTCCTGTTTTTGTAATGGTTTTGTCAACCATGGTCTTCCGGGAAAAGATGACTCTTGGAAAGTTCTCCGGTTTTTTGGCTGTAGTGGCAGGAATCTATCTGTCAAACGGTCAATCACTTTTTTCTGGTGATTCTCCGTTGGGCCTCCTCTGCAGCATGATGGCTGCTGTGATGTATACCTTAATGATTCTATTCAGTAAAAAAAGTAGCTTCGCCACTTCTGCTGAGGGACACACGGGCTCCTCAGAAACCAAATGGGAATGCTCTCAACTTGGAAATACAGTCTGTCAATTGGGGGCTGCATTTCTTACCACCGCACTTTTTCTAACCCTTCATCGAGGTATTTCAGTTTCTATTGAATCAAAGAATCTTCTCCCGATTCTGATCCTGGGTGTCGTAAATACCGGTATCGGCTGCCTCCTTTACTTTTCATCCATCAGTAAGCTTCCTGTACAATCTGTAGCAATCTGCGGATATTTAGAACCACTCTCTGCACTGGTTTTCTCCGCGCTCTTCCTCGGTGAGTCCCTAAATTCCGTACAGATGATAGGGGTTTTCCTCGTTTTGGGCGGCGCTCTATTTGGAGAAATCACAGGTATATTTCAAAAGAAACAGATCGATTCTCATCACTGTCGAGCATCGAATTAA
- a CDS encoding LysR family transcriptional regulator has translation MNLHKYEALIKTLEHGSLTKAAEALNYTQSGISRMIKDLEMEWGVSLLERGRSGVSLTSDGLKLFPQLKRVCYENRVLQKQIEDLHGIQSGMIRVGTFSSVATHWLPNMIKAFQKDYPMIDFELLLGDYTEIETWIFDGRVDFGFLCLPAAAELETIFLEKDRLLAVLPEGHPMADCNRLPMGELEKNPFMLLQKGGKAEIAGIFEKHNLSPRIHFTTWDDYAIMSMVENGLGISILPELILKRSPYRIVRKELEIPAYRDIGIAMRDRNSLAMAAKRFLEYFSYRIK, from the coding sequence ATGAATCTGCATAAATATGAAGCGTTGATAAAAACTCTGGAGCACGGGAGCCTGACTAAGGCTGCTGAAGCCTTGAACTATACCCAATCGGGGATTAGCAGGATGATCAAAGACCTGGAAATGGAATGGGGGGTATCCCTGCTAGAGCGAGGGCGATCTGGAGTAAGCCTAACCTCTGATGGGCTTAAACTGTTTCCTCAATTGAAAAGGGTCTGTTACGAAAATCGGGTCTTACAGAAGCAGATTGAGGATTTGCATGGAATACAGTCAGGAATGATTCGTGTCGGTACCTTTTCCAGCGTAGCAACTCATTGGCTGCCTAACATGATCAAGGCTTTTCAGAAAGACTATCCGATGATCGACTTTGAATTGCTCTTGGGCGACTATACAGAAATCGAAACATGGATTTTCGATGGACGAGTAGACTTTGGGTTCTTATGTCTGCCTGCGGCAGCAGAACTTGAAACCATTTTTCTGGAAAAGGATCGGTTACTGGCGGTTCTTCCTGAGGGGCATCCCATGGCCGACTGCAATCGACTTCCCATGGGCGAACTGGAAAAAAACCCTTTCATGCTGCTCCAAAAGGGAGGGAAGGCAGAAATCGCAGGAATCTTTGAAAAGCACAACTTATCCCCGCGGATCCATTTTACAACTTGGGATGACTATGCTATTATGTCCATGGTGGAGAATGGTCTGGGAATCAGCATCCTGCCAGAATTAATCTTAAAGAGAAGTCCATACCGGATCGTGAGAAAGGAGCTGGAGATTCCAGCCTACCGTGACATCGGTATTGCTATGAGGGATCGAAATTCCCTTGCTATGGCGGCGAAGCGGTTTTTGGAATATTTCTCATACCGAATTAAGTGA
- a CDS encoding DUF1653 domain-containing protein: protein MPDIKPGLYRHFKGNQYRVLSLGRHSETLEPMVVYQALYGDYGVWVRPAYMWNEVVEHEGRRIPRFESILKETAGERITAPMGEVKKSEK, encoded by the coding sequence ATTCCAGATATCAAACCGGGTCTGTATCGTCATTTCAAGGGAAATCAATATAGGGTATTAAGCTTGGGCAGGCATTCGGAAACGCTGGAACCAATGGTCGTCTATCAAGCTCTTTACGGTGATTATGGGGTTTGGGTACGGCCGGCCTATATGTGGAATGAAGTTGTAGAGCATGAAGGAAGGCGCATTCCGCGGTTTGAATCGATCTTAAAAGAAACTGCAGGAGAGCGTATCACCGCTCCGATGGGAGAAGTGAAAAAATCGGAAAAATAG
- a CDS encoding DUF2384 domain-containing protein has protein sequence MVKKSKEEYWMSYLSYYTKVYHSLADVGRNDLLDEDVPEDIKIVVVSLFRDHAKEWLNSNLPALGDRKPIDLLKTEEGLESLKGLLLRIPD, from the coding sequence ATGGTCAAGAAATCAAAAGAGGAGTACTGGATGAGTTACTTAAGCTATTATACAAAAGTTTATCATTCACTGGCTGATGTGGGAAGGAATGACTTACTTGATGAAGATGTCCCCGAGGATATCAAAATTGTAGTTGTGAGTTTATTTCGTGATCATGCAAAAGAGTGGCTCAATTCAAACTTGCCTGCCTTGGGTGATCGAAAACCTATCGATCTGCTTAAGACCGAGGAAGGATTGGAGTCACTGAAGGGATTGCTCCTGAGAATCCCAGATTAA